The proteins below are encoded in one region of Vicingaceae bacterium:
- a CDS encoding sugar kinase, with translation MSLLVIGTVAYDAIETPFGKTDKILGGAATFISLSASLFTKNINLVSVIGEDFEQKYIDLFKDKGINIDGLKIVRGGKTFFWSGRYHMDMNTRDTLETQLNVLADFDPEIPDQYQDCQYLMLGNLDPVIQKKVIERLHNRPKLIVMDTMNFWMQNRLPELMETLKLVDVLSINDEEARMLSNEYSLVKAAKKILDLGPKYLIIKKGEHGALLFNRESKVFFAPALPLEDVFDPTGAGDSFAGGFIGYLASVKRTDFESMKRAIIYASAIASFCVEKFGTERLVDLSKEELFERVQEFIDLVQFEIEIED, from the coding sequence ATGAGTTTACTGGTTATCGGCACCGTTGCATATGATGCCATAGAGACACCCTTCGGAAAAACCGATAAAATTCTTGGTGGTGCAGCTACATTTATCTCTCTTTCCGCTTCATTGTTTACTAAAAATATAAATCTTGTTTCGGTGATCGGAGAGGATTTCGAACAAAAATACATCGACCTCTTTAAAGACAAAGGCATCAATATAGATGGATTAAAAATAGTGAGAGGAGGAAAAACATTTTTTTGGTCCGGACGCTACCATATGGATATGAATACTCGTGACACGCTCGAAACCCAACTGAATGTACTGGCTGATTTTGACCCCGAAATCCCGGATCAATATCAAGATTGCCAATATCTGATGTTGGGCAATTTGGACCCGGTGATTCAAAAGAAGGTGATTGAGAGATTGCATAACCGTCCGAAACTTATTGTGATGGACACAATGAATTTCTGGATGCAAAACCGTTTGCCGGAGTTGATGGAAACACTCAAACTGGTCGATGTGCTTTCGATCAATGATGAAGAAGCCCGCATGCTTTCAAACGAATACTCGCTGGTAAAAGCTGCCAAAAAAATACTTGATCTTGGCCCCAAATATCTGATTATCAAAAAAGGGGAACACGGTGCTTTGTTGTTTAACCGGGAAAGCAAAGTATTTTTTGCACCGGCTCTACCCCTGGAAGACGTTTTTGATCCCACCGGTGCAGGAGATAGTTTTGCCGGCGGTTTTATCGGATATCTGGCTTCTGTCAAACGTACCGATTTTGAATCGATGAAAAGAGCCATTATATATGCGAGCGCCATCGCTTCTTTTTGTGTGGAAAAATTTGGGACAGAACGATTGGTAGATCTCTCCAAGGAAGAATTATTTGAGCGGGTGCAGGAATTTATTGATCTCGTTCAATTTGAAATAGAAATCGAAGATTAG
- a CDS encoding 3'(2'),5'-bisphosphate nucleotidase CysQ, giving the protein MASNRKHSTIGWRILMENLLQIALNAAIEAGKKILEVYRDDFSVTFKNDKSPLTLADQISHQTIASYLTDTGFPILSEEGADIDYTQRKTWKKFWCVDPLDGTKEFIQRNGEFTVNIALIENNYPLLGVVYVPVKDCMYWGGKEFGSFKLTDASKRIQENKMEAKKTLPETNANRLFTVVASRSHMNEPTRLFIENLKKQKGDLEIISAGSSLKICMVAEGVADVYPRFGPTMEWDVAAGQAIAEGAKSEVIQWPEWTRLSYNKESLKNGPFIVRSLSVDLTSLS; this is encoded by the coding sequence ATGGCATCCAATCGAAAACATTCAACCATCGGGTGGAGGATATTGATGGAAAATCTTTTGCAAATAGCTTTGAATGCTGCCATAGAGGCCGGGAAAAAAATTTTGGAGGTATACCGGGACGATTTCTCTGTTACTTTCAAAAACGACAAGAGCCCTCTCACCCTGGCCGATCAAATTTCGCATCAAACCATTGCATCGTATCTGACGGATACGGGTTTTCCTATACTCAGCGAAGAAGGAGCAGATATTGATTATACCCAAAGAAAAACTTGGAAGAAATTCTGGTGTGTTGACCCATTGGATGGAACAAAGGAATTTATTCAAAGGAATGGTGAATTCACCGTTAATATAGCATTGATAGAAAACAATTATCCATTGCTGGGGGTTGTTTATGTGCCGGTGAAAGATTGCATGTATTGGGGAGGAAAAGAATTTGGATCCTTTAAATTGACCGACGCATCTAAACGTATTCAAGAAAATAAAATGGAAGCAAAAAAAACTTTACCCGAAACAAATGCAAACCGTTTGTTTACGGTAGTAGCCAGTCGTTCTCACATGAATGAACCCACCCGGTTATTTATTGAAAATTTAAAAAAACAAAAAGGAGACCTGGAGATTATATCGGCCGGAAGTTCGTTGAAAATATGCATGGTGGCAGAAGGAGTTGCCGATGTTTATCCGAGGTTTGGACCGACCATGGAGTGGGATGTTGCTGCAGGTCAGGCCATTGCCGAAGGTGCTAAAAGTGAGGTTATACAATGGCCCGAATGGACAAGATTATCATACAACAAAGAATCATTGAAAAATGGACCATTCATTGTACGCTCGTTGAGCGTAGATTTGACATCTTTGTCTTGA
- a CDS encoding aldehyde dehydrogenase, whose translation MSNRIPVLKTYKIFINGQFPRTESGRYYKVKDAKGKFIANACLCSRKDVRDAVKAAYEAIGKWNKSSAFLKSQIVYRMAEVLEGRKNQFIDELTLYYGDASKAKEEVESSIDRLVYFSGWADKYQQVFSSVNPIAGSYFNFSVYEPTGVIGIFCPDEFPLLGLISAIIPAIVAGNCVVALASEKYPLPSITFAEALATSDLPSGVVNILTGSRKELIDHLSTHLQVHGLVYFGNNQDEIKTLQNNASINVKRVNIYPVDMSENVVENPYRILDVCEVKTTWHPIENIQPSGGGY comes from the coding sequence ATGAGTAATAGAATTCCTGTTTTAAAAACATACAAAATATTTATCAATGGACAATTTCCAAGAACCGAAAGCGGACGTTATTACAAAGTAAAGGATGCGAAAGGGAAATTTATTGCCAATGCTTGTTTATGTTCGAGAAAAGATGTAAGAGATGCGGTTAAAGCAGCATATGAAGCAATTGGTAAATGGAACAAATCATCGGCATTTTTAAAAAGCCAGATAGTGTATCGGATGGCCGAGGTGTTGGAAGGCAGAAAAAATCAGTTTATTGACGAATTGACACTATATTATGGTGATGCATCAAAAGCAAAAGAAGAAGTAGAGTCAAGTATCGACAGGTTGGTTTATTTTTCCGGTTGGGCCGATAAATACCAACAAGTTTTCAGCAGTGTCAATCCCATTGCCGGCAGTTATTTCAATTTTTCTGTGTATGAACCAACAGGTGTCATCGGTATATTTTGTCCTGACGAATTTCCTTTATTGGGTCTGATTTCTGCCATTATACCGGCGATTGTTGCAGGTAATTGTGTGGTGGCTCTGGCTTCGGAAAAATATCCTTTGCCGTCCATTACTTTTGCTGAAGCACTAGCCACCTCAGATTTGCCTTCAGGGGTGGTCAATATTCTTACGGGCAGCCGGAAAGAATTGATTGACCATCTTTCCACCCATTTGCAAGTGCATGGTTTAGTTTATTTTGGTAACAATCAAGATGAAATAAAAACTTTACAAAACAATGCTTCCATCAACGTTAAAAGAGTGAATATCTATCCTGTGGATATGAGTGAAAATGTTGTGGAAAACCCTTACCGTATTTTGGATGTATGTGAAGTAAAAACTACATGGCATCCAATCGAAAACATTCAACCATCGGGTGGAGGATATTGA
- a CDS encoding betaine-aldehyde dehydrogenase, which yields MAKKKNNQKPQQKQEEDKNFKVLSWKYDPAPESSSHVRIEKQYGLFINGKFVKPKKGEYFPTINPATEEKLADVAYAKQEDIDLAVKSARNAYEKYWKKMPPKERAKYIYRIARMIQERSREFAVIESMDGGKPIRESRDVDVPLAAAHFFYYAGWADKLQYAFPNRKPEPYGVAGQIIPWNFPLLMAAWKIAPALATGNTVVLKPAETTPLTALKLAELIQEADLPPGVVNIVTGFGDTGAAIVNHPDVDKIAFTGSTEVGKIIQKAIAGTHKKVTLELGGKAANIIFDDAPIDQAVEGIINGIYFNQGHVCCAGSRLFVQENIAEEVIWKLKHRIKSLIVGDPLDKNTDVGAINSANQWKTVQKYIEIGIKEGAEIYQSDYPLPKKGYFCPPTLFTNVAQSHTIAREEIFGPVLAVQTFRTVEEVIEKANNTPYGLSAGVWTDKGSKIFNLTTKMRAGVVWANTYNKFDPASPFGGYKESGFGREGGLHGLAAYCRLT from the coding sequence ATGGCAAAGAAAAAAAATAATCAAAAACCGCAACAAAAACAAGAAGAAGACAAAAACTTCAAGGTTTTATCCTGGAAATATGATCCTGCTCCCGAAAGTTCATCTCATGTCAGGATTGAAAAACAATACGGTTTATTTATCAATGGCAAATTTGTAAAACCCAAAAAGGGGGAATATTTTCCAACAATCAATCCGGCTACGGAAGAAAAGTTGGCCGATGTGGCTTATGCCAAACAGGAGGATATTGATTTGGCTGTCAAGTCGGCCAGGAATGCTTATGAAAAGTATTGGAAAAAAATGCCGCCCAAAGAAAGGGCAAAATATATTTACCGCATTGCCAGGATGATACAGGAGAGATCGCGGGAATTTGCCGTCATCGAAAGTATGGATGGAGGCAAACCGATAAGGGAAAGCCGTGATGTAGATGTTCCTTTGGCTGCAGCCCATTTTTTCTATTATGCCGGTTGGGCCGATAAATTGCAATATGCTTTTCCTAACCGCAAACCCGAACCTTATGGAGTGGCCGGACAAATTATCCCATGGAATTTTCCTTTATTAATGGCAGCATGGAAAATTGCTCCGGCACTTGCCACAGGCAATACGGTGGTGTTGAAACCCGCAGAAACCACTCCGTTGACGGCACTTAAACTCGCAGAGTTGATACAAGAAGCAGATCTACCTCCCGGTGTAGTGAATATAGTTACAGGTTTTGGCGATACGGGTGCAGCCATTGTCAATCATCCTGATGTAGATAAAATTGCATTTACAGGATCTACGGAAGTAGGCAAGATTATTCAAAAAGCCATTGCCGGTACACATAAAAAAGTGACACTCGAGCTGGGTGGCAAAGCAGCCAACATAATTTTTGACGATGCTCCCATAGATCAGGCAGTAGAAGGCATTATCAACGGCATATATTTTAATCAAGGGCATGTATGTTGTGCCGGTTCGCGTTTGTTTGTTCAAGAAAACATTGCCGAAGAAGTGATTTGGAAGCTCAAACACCGAATAAAAAGTTTGATTGTCGGGGATCCATTGGATAAAAACACCGATGTTGGTGCTATCAACTCTGCCAATCAATGGAAAACCGTGCAAAAATATATTGAAATAGGTATCAAGGAAGGAGCCGAAATTTATCAGAGTGACTACCCGCTTCCTAAAAAAGGATATTTCTGTCCCCCTACATTGTTTACAAATGTAGCCCAATCGCATACCATTGCACGGGAAGAAATTTTTGGTCCGGTTTTGGCTGTTCAAACATTCAGAACGGTAGAAGAGGTAATCGAAAAAGCCAACAATACGCCATATGGTTTAAGTGCAGGGGTCTGGACAGACAAGGGTTCGAAGATTTTTAATTTAACCACTAAAATGCGTGCCGGTGTTGTTTGGGCCAATACATACAACAAATTTGATCCGGCTTCTCCTTTCGGAGGTTATAAAGAAAGTGGCTTTGGCAGGGAAGGAGGGCTACATGGACTTGCAGCTTATTGTCGTTTAACATAA
- a CDS encoding 2-deoxyribose-5-phosphate aldolase gives MLQQWLKTLPPVDQTAVEERCLRFQKRSIKKQSKIDGLKLALSMIDLTTLEGSDTPGKVRQLCIKALHLHDEIPGLPTVAAVCVYPSMVYTAKQMLKGTGVKVASVATAFPAGQASLKIKMEDTKMALDAGADEIDMVISRGAFLAGDYQYVFDEIASIKQLCGEQARLKVILETGELSTLDNVRKASEIAMLAGADFIKTSTGKISPAATMPVTLVMLEAIRDFYLKHRRKVGMKPAGGISTAKQALHYLVMVNEVLGEGWMSPEWFRFGASRLANDIILQIRKQTMGIYQSMDYISKD, from the coding sequence ATGTTGCAACAATGGTTAAAAACCTTACCGCCGGTTGATCAGACGGCAGTAGAAGAAAGGTGTTTGCGTTTTCAAAAAAGAAGCATCAAAAAACAAAGTAAAATAGATGGCCTAAAGCTTGCCTTGAGTATGATAGATCTCACTACACTAGAAGGAAGTGATACACCCGGCAAGGTAAGGCAATTGTGTATCAAGGCGTTGCATTTGCATGATGAGATTCCCGGCTTGCCGACCGTGGCTGCTGTTTGTGTTTATCCTTCAATGGTATATACTGCCAAGCAAATGCTCAAAGGCACAGGTGTGAAGGTTGCGTCAGTGGCTACGGCCTTTCCTGCAGGTCAGGCATCGTTGAAAATCAAAATGGAAGATACCAAAATGGCTTTGGATGCAGGGGCTGACGAGATTGACATGGTAATCTCAAGAGGGGCATTTTTAGCCGGCGATTATCAATATGTTTTTGATGAAATTGCTTCTATCAAACAATTGTGCGGTGAGCAGGCAAGATTAAAGGTTATATTGGAAACCGGAGAGTTAAGCACATTGGACAACGTCAGAAAAGCCTCTGAAATAGCCATGCTGGCAGGGGCCGATTTTATCAAAACATCTACCGGTAAAATATCCCCGGCGGCAACAATGCCTGTAACATTAGTTATGCTTGAAGCTATCAGGGATTTTTATCTCAAACACAGACGGAAAGTAGGAATGAAACCTGCCGGTGGCATCTCCACAGCCAAACAAGCATTGCATTATTTGGTGATGGTCAACGAGGTGTTGGGTGAGGGTTGGATGAGTCCGGAATGGTTCAGATTCGGAGCAAGCCGGTTGGCAAATGACATCATTTTACAAATCAGAAAGCAAACCATGGGTATATATCAATCTATGGACTATATTTCAAAAGATTAA
- the haaO gene encoding 3-hydroxyanthranilate 3,4-dioxygenase yields MKNPFNLQKWIEENRDILKPPVGNKNLYTESGDYIVMIVGGPNARKDYHYNETEELFYQLEGDIVVKIQWEGQAKEIKIREGEMFLLPAKVPHSPVRPANTVGLVIERKREPQHKDGLLWFCEKCNNKLHETYFHLTNIEKDFLPRFKEFYTSEDLRTCKKCGHIMEADQRFI; encoded by the coding sequence ATGAAAAATCCATTCAACCTGCAAAAGTGGATAGAAGAAAACAGGGATATCTTGAAGCCCCCTGTCGGAAATAAAAATTTGTATACCGAATCGGGCGATTATATCGTCATGATTGTTGGAGGTCCCAATGCTAGGAAAGATTACCACTACAATGAAACCGAAGAGTTGTTTTATCAATTGGAAGGGGACATTGTGGTCAAAATTCAATGGGAGGGACAGGCCAAAGAAATAAAGATCAGAGAAGGGGAAATGTTTTTGTTACCGGCCAAAGTGCCACATTCTCCCGTTCGCCCTGCCAATACAGTTGGATTGGTCATAGAAAGAAAAAGAGAACCACAACATAAAGACGGACTTTTATGGTTTTGCGAAAAATGTAACAATAAATTGCATGAAACTTATTTTCATTTGACCAACATCGAGAAAGATTTCTTGCCTCGTTTTAAAGAATTTTATACAAGTGAAGATTTAAGAACGTGCAAGAAGTGTGGTCATATAATGGAGGCCGATCAAAGGTTTATTTAA
- the mqnC gene encoding cyclic dehypoxanthine futalosine synthase, which produces MCFESRKITLYFMNISTLFEKALNFEFLTKEEGLYLYYHASTPDLMWVAHRMRMHLHPEPVVTWIIDRNVNTTNVCIANCKFCNFYRPPGHPETYITTLKQYKVKIEETIRYGGDQLLLQGGHHPDLGLDYYVRLFRDLKSMFPNIKLHALGPPEVAHICKLENKDHRTVLKALMEAGLDSLPGAGAEILSDRVRRLISKGKCSGKEWLDIMHEAHKLGLTTSATMMFGHVETIEERFDHLIAIREVQSKKPVDSKGFIAFIPWPFQDKDTILERVKGIKNNVTSEEYIRMVALSRIMLPNIPNIQASWLTVGKKTAQMCLHGGANDFGSIMIEENVVSAAGAPHRFTYKTIQEAIREAGFIPQLRNQQYEYRELPENIEEQVIDY; this is translated from the coding sequence TTGTGTTTTGAAAGCCGTAAAATTACTTTATATTTTATGAATATTTCCACCTTATTTGAAAAAGCATTAAATTTTGAATTTTTAACCAAAGAAGAAGGGTTATACTTATACTATCATGCATCTACTCCGGATTTAATGTGGGTGGCCCACCGTATGCGCATGCACTTACATCCCGAACCGGTGGTAACCTGGATTATAGACCGAAATGTAAATACAACAAATGTTTGTATTGCTAATTGTAAATTTTGTAATTTTTACCGTCCTCCCGGTCATCCGGAAACGTATATCACCACTTTGAAACAATACAAAGTAAAAATAGAAGAAACAATACGTTATGGCGGCGATCAATTGTTGCTGCAAGGTGGTCATCATCCTGATCTTGGTTTGGATTATTACGTGCGTTTGTTTCGAGATTTAAAATCGATGTTTCCGAACATTAAACTTCATGCATTGGGGCCACCGGAAGTAGCCCATATTTGCAAACTTGAGAATAAAGATCATAGAACAGTTTTGAAAGCATTGATGGAGGCCGGGTTGGATTCGTTGCCGGGTGCTGGTGCCGAGATTTTGAGCGATAGGGTGAGAAGATTAATTTCAAAAGGCAAGTGCAGTGGAAAAGAATGGTTGGACATTATGCATGAAGCTCATAAATTAGGATTGACGACTTCTGCCACCATGATGTTTGGACATGTTGAAACCATTGAAGAAAGATTTGATCATTTGATAGCCATCAGAGAGGTGCAATCAAAAAAACCGGTTGATTCAAAAGGTTTTATTGCATTTATTCCTTGGCCGTTTCAGGATAAAGACACTATTTTGGAAAGGGTCAAAGGAATAAAAAACAATGTCACATCAGAAGAATATATCAGAATGGTGGCATTGTCGAGAATCATGTTGCCCAATATCCCCAACATACAGGCATCGTGGCTCACTGTAGGGAAAAAAACGGCACAAATGTGTTTGCATGGAGGTGCCAATGATTTTGGTTCGATCATGATTGAAGAAAATGTAGTTTCGGCAGCGGGTGCCCCACACAGATTCACATACAAAACCATACAGGAAGCTATTCGTGAAGCCGGCTTTATTCCCCAATTGCGAAACCAACAGTATGAATACAGAGAGTTGCCCGAAAATATTGAAGAACAAGTGATAGATTACTAA
- the pepA gene encoding putative cytosol aminopeptidase has translation MLQILFKKDSKDFDAKVVFASQKKDLNKKNIPDIALPDAFHEGIFQFYHEGKWWFLVLQENSIPFYDHNESIRRQGNALFLRLKNIHAGSILIENYAQKEAFLNFLEGFLLSTYSFDKYKSSFGNKIEKVTITSLQLKKEVDELWNLCKCVFITRDLVNEPQEFLTAQTFSQLMVESGQKSGLKVEVLTLPKIKSLKMNGLLAVNKGSENPPAFTIIEWKPENHQNNKPIILVGKGIVFDTGGLNIKTADGMSTMKCDMAGGAAVFGTMLALADNKIPLHVIALIPATDNRPAKNAYAPGDVIRFMNGKTVEVLNTDAEGRLVLADALCYASKLNPRIVIDMATLTGAAVRALGDYVAAVMGTATQKEFELLEKAANQTFERIAIQPFWDDYSELLKSHVADLKNIGGPLAGHITAGKFLQEFTAYPWIHIDIAGPSFMEKNYYYWGTGGTGFGVRLIYHYLINKLYASKK, from the coding sequence ATGTTACAAATACTATTTAAAAAAGATTCAAAAGATTTTGATGCAAAAGTTGTTTTTGCAAGTCAAAAAAAAGATTTAAACAAAAAAAATATTCCCGACATAGCTTTACCTGATGCTTTCCATGAAGGCATTTTTCAATTTTATCATGAAGGCAAATGGTGGTTTTTGGTATTGCAAGAAAATAGTATTCCTTTTTACGACCATAATGAATCGATTAGAAGACAAGGAAATGCTTTGTTCTTAAGATTAAAAAATATCCATGCCGGAAGTATTCTCATTGAAAACTATGCACAAAAAGAGGCCTTTTTAAACTTTCTGGAAGGTTTTTTATTATCAACATATAGTTTTGACAAATACAAATCATCTTTCGGCAACAAAATAGAAAAAGTAACCATAACATCGCTTCAATTAAAAAAAGAGGTTGATGAATTATGGAATTTATGCAAATGTGTATTCATAACTCGAGATTTGGTAAATGAACCACAAGAATTCCTCACTGCCCAAACTTTTTCCCAATTGATGGTAGAATCAGGACAAAAAAGCGGGCTGAAAGTAGAGGTACTCACTCTCCCCAAGATAAAATCACTCAAAATGAACGGGCTTTTGGCTGTCAATAAAGGTAGTGAAAATCCACCTGCATTTACCATAATTGAATGGAAACCCGAAAATCATCAAAATAACAAACCAATCATTTTGGTTGGTAAAGGAATTGTGTTTGATACCGGCGGTCTCAACATCAAGACGGCCGATGGCATGTCTACCATGAAATGTGATATGGCCGGAGGTGCTGCCGTTTTTGGCACTATGTTGGCTTTGGCTGACAACAAAATACCGTTGCATGTGATTGCATTGATACCGGCCACGGACAACAGACCTGCAAAAAATGCTTATGCACCGGGAGATGTCATCCGGTTTATGAACGGTAAAACCGTAGAAGTGCTCAATACTGATGCCGAAGGACGGCTCGTCTTGGCCGATGCTTTATGTTATGCGTCAAAACTAAATCCGAGGATTGTTATCGATATGGCCACATTAACGGGAGCAGCCGTAAGGGCTCTTGGCGATTATGTGGCAGCAGTCATGGGAACAGCCACACAAAAAGAATTTGAACTCCTGGAAAAAGCAGCAAATCAAACTTTTGAACGTATTGCCATACAACCTTTTTGGGATGATTATTCCGAATTATTGAAATCACACGTTGCCGATTTGAAAAATATAGGTGGTCCTCTTGCCGGACATATCACGGCCGGAAAATTTCTGCAAGAATTTACCGCATACCCATGGATTCACATCGACATTGCAGGACCATCATTTATGGAAAAAAATTACTACTATTGGGGAACAGGAGGAACCGGTTTTGGTGTACGATTGATTTATCACTATTTAATCAACAAACTCTATGCAAGCAAAAAATAA
- the pdxA gene encoding 4-hydroxythreonine-4-phosphate dehydrogenase, whose product MQAKNNQVNNQVILGITIGDLNGIGPELVFKILSDTSITEIFTPVVYCGMKTVSWYKKRLGLNNFNPFKAPDIKQVQHGKVNIISLWDEDLNIQPGTPDASLAKYAFLSLKAATIDIKRNYIHAMTTAPIDKSLIAEELSGFTGHTEYLAGQDQNGRPLMIMVGDLMKVATATTHVPLKEVASRLDKDSILQSIVLLNDSLKRDFLIPKPKIAVLGLNPHAGDNGLIGKEEKDFIIPAILDAKKENIIVLGPYSADAFFGTKLFNKFDGILAMYHDQGLAPFKLLEHETGVNFTAGLSFVRTSPDHGPAFDIAGKNIANPTSFRHAMFLAKDIYLNRIHYREMYSNPLQTKTSLTIDAEEQGNNN is encoded by the coding sequence ATGCAAGCAAAAAATAATCAAGTAAACAATCAAGTCATTTTGGGCATTACCATTGGTGATCTCAATGGAATTGGTCCGGAATTGGTTTTTAAAATTCTATCCGACACATCCATTACTGAAATTTTCACACCGGTGGTTTATTGTGGAATGAAGACCGTTTCTTGGTATAAAAAACGTCTTGGTTTAAACAATTTTAATCCTTTTAAAGCCCCGGATATAAAACAAGTGCAACACGGCAAGGTCAATATTATCAGTTTGTGGGACGAAGATTTAAATATTCAGCCCGGCACTCCGGATGCATCTCTTGCAAAATATGCATTTTTATCTTTAAAAGCCGCTACCATTGACATCAAAAGAAATTATATCCATGCCATGACGACCGCCCCTATAGATAAATCGCTAATTGCCGAAGAATTATCCGGATTTACAGGACACACCGAATACCTTGCCGGACAAGACCAAAATGGCCGACCTTTAATGATAATGGTGGGGGATCTGATGAAAGTTGCCACTGCAACAACCCACGTTCCTTTAAAAGAGGTTGCTAGTCGACTTGACAAAGATAGTATATTGCAATCCATTGTATTGTTAAATGATTCATTAAAAAGGGATTTTCTTATACCCAAACCCAAAATAGCTGTTTTAGGCCTAAATCCCCATGCAGGCGATAATGGTTTGATTGGCAAAGAGGAAAAAGATTTTATTATTCCGGCCATTCTTGACGCAAAAAAAGAAAATATAATAGTCTTGGGCCCCTATTCTGCCGATGCATTCTTTGGGACCAAGTTATTTAATAAATTTGACGGAATTCTTGCCATGTATCACGATCAAGGATTGGCTCCCTTTAAGCTTTTGGAACACGAAACCGGAGTGAATTTTACTGCTGGATTGTCGTTTGTCAGAACCTCTCCCGATCACGGTCCCGCTTTTGATATTGCAGGTAAAAACATTGCCAATCCTACTTCATTCAGACACGCCATGTTTCTGGCAAAAGACATTTACCTCAACCGCATTCATTACCGGGAAATGTACAGCAACCCATTACAAACTAAAACCTCCCTGACTATTGACGCAGAAGAGCAAGGAAACAACAATTAA
- a CDS encoding methylmalonyl-CoA epimerase, with amino-acid sequence MCGLFCCIKYKPMINKIEHIGIAVKDLEKAIETFNRLLGKKPYKEEVVESEGVKTVFYQVGEVKIELLAAIRSDVPLAKFLETKGEGIHHIAFATDNLDEERNRLKDFRWIYAQNRDGADNKVINFLHPSDTQKVLVEFCQEKETR; translated from the coding sequence ATGTGCGGCCTTTTTTGTTGTATCAAATACAAACCAATGATAAATAAAATTGAACATATCGGAATTGCAGTAAAAGACCTCGAGAAAGCCATTGAAACATTCAACCGCTTATTGGGTAAGAAGCCATATAAAGAAGAAGTGGTTGAATCGGAAGGAGTGAAAACGGTTTTTTATCAAGTGGGAGAAGTGAAAATAGAGTTGTTGGCTGCTATTCGTTCAGATGTGCCGTTGGCAAAATTTTTAGAAACAAAAGGAGAAGGGATTCATCACATAGCATTTGCCACCGACAATCTGGACGAAGAAAGAAACCGTTTGAAAGATTTTCGTTGGATTTATGCTCAAAATAGAGACGGAGCCGACAATAAGGTCATCAATTTTTTACATCCTTCTGATACACAAAAAGTATTGGTAGAATTTTGTCAGGAAAAAGAAACCCGGTAG
- a CDS encoding polysaccharide deacetylase — protein MKYNYRILRYFFKNFIWHIPNHQNKIYLTFDDGPTPGVTEKVIEILNEFDVKATFFLLGKNAENYPQYFSLYKHFGHNTGNHTYSHPNGWFTKLSDYINDVEKSKNIIPGNLFRPPYGKLTLKQAKNLQANFKIVMWDVISYDFDTSITPNFCIKHVMKYARSGSILLFHDSRKSARNTLPALTEIIPRLLERGFQFDVI, from the coding sequence ATGAAATACAACTACCGGATACTCAGGTATTTTTTTAAAAATTTTATTTGGCATATTCCGAATCATCAAAATAAAATTTATCTCACATTTGATGATGGGCCAACACCCGGTGTCACGGAAAAAGTTATTGAGATACTTAATGAATTCGATGTTAAGGCGACATTTTTTTTATTAGGCAAAAATGCAGAAAATTACCCTCAATATTTTTCTTTGTATAAGCATTTCGGCCACAATACAGGAAACCATACTTACTCGCACCCAAATGGTTGGTTTACAAAACTTTCAGATTATATCAACGATGTAGAAAAATCCAAAAATATTATACCGGGAAATTTGTTTAGACCCCCCTATGGCAAATTGACCTTGAAACAAGCAAAAAATTTACAAGCAAATTTTAAAATTGTCATGTGGGATGTCATTAGTTACGATTTTGACACTTCTATAACTCCCAATTTTTGCATCAAACATGTGATGAAGTATGCCAGGTCAGGGTCTATACTTTTATTTCATGATAGCAGGAAATCGGCGAGAAATACATTGCCTGCATTAACAGAAATAATCCCCCGCTTATTGGAACGGGGGTTTCAATTTGACGTTATCTAA